Proteins found in one Zea mays cultivar B73 chromosome 1, Zm-B73-REFERENCE-NAM-5.0, whole genome shotgun sequence genomic segment:
- the LOC103634750 gene encoding neurofilament heavy polypeptide — translation MASGAAAPVVQTLVLKVAIHCHGCKKKVRKVLRSVEGVQNVTVDASQNKVTVVGTVDADTLIQRLYKSGKKGEPWQCHPPVKKSEPAPEAPPAAHPAGGGGKDAATAAAAVDKKPEEPMKKPQGDSSEEKKKKPEEAAKEPQSEKKKPEEAAKEPQSEKKKPEEVVKAPQSEKEEPQSEKKKPDEAAESSKEKEKKPEEPVKEPKAESSKEEKKKKPEEAVKEPQGESSEEKKKKTEQEGGAAEKKPEAESKKKDGGDSKGAETKAKGSAEPAKEAAAVPAPAAAAAVNDKAEAKKSEKPKDAGKAAEPAAVTTERSLPAPPAPAPMPAYEQEFRHPYYAPQPVMSYHASQPSSSVSYTYFAPQTQPAYSMQQAQPHPQAAASYSVQPTPPAYYSAQELQPQQPAKQWSPSYLYMPYPHAQAAPEPYYQQQDYYSPPGTHASPMHDPYRIFDDENPNSCSVM, via the exons ATGGCGTCAGGAGCTGCGGCCCCTGTCGTTCAG ACCCTGGTGCTGAAGGTGGCCATCCACTGCCATGGCTGCAAGAAGAAGGTCCGGAAGGTGCTCAGGAGCGTCGAAG GCGTGCAGAACGTGACGGTGGACGCCTCGCAGAACAAGGTGACTGTGGTCGGCACCGTGGACGCCGACACGCTCATCCAGAGGTTGTACAAGTCCGGCAAGAAGGGGGAGCCCTGGCAGTGCCACCCGCCCGTCAAGAAGAGCGAGCCCGCGCCGGAGGCCCCGCCGGCTGCGCATCCTGCCGGTGGCGGCGGCAAGGACGCTGCTACTGCTGCGGCCGCGGTGGACAAGAAGCCGGAGGAGCCGATGAAGAAGCCGCAGGGCGACAGCtccgaggagaagaagaagaagccggAGGAGGCGGCGAAGGAGCCGCAGAGCGAGAAGAAGAAGCCGGAGGAGGCGGCGAAGGAGCCGCAGAGCGAGAAGAAGAAGCCGGAGGAGGTGGTGAAGGCGCCGCAGAGCGAGAAGGAGGAGCCGCAGAGCGAGAAGAAGAAGCCGGATGAGGCGGCCGAGAGCTccaaggagaaggagaagaaaccaGAGGAGCCAGTGAAGGAGCCAAAGGCCGAGAGCTCcaaggaggagaagaagaagaagccggAGGAGGCCGTGAAGGAGCCGCAGGGTGAGAGCtccgaggagaagaagaagaagacggagCAGGAGGGCGGGGCCGCAGAGAAGAAGCCCGAAGCAGAGTCAAAGAAGAAGGACGGCGGTGACAGCAAGGGAGCTGAGACGAAGGCCAAGGGCTCAGCAGAGCCGGCAAAGGAAGCTGCCGCCGTCCCCGcccccgctgccgccgccgctgtcaATGACAAGGCCGAGGCAAAGAAGAGCGAGAAGCCCAAGGACGCCGGTAAGGCGGCGGAGCCAGCCGCCGTGACGACGGAGAGGTCGCTGCCTgcgccgccggcgccggcgccaatGCCCGCGTACGAGCAGGAGTTCCGCCACCCCTACTACGCCCCGCAGCCGGTGATGAGCTACCACGCGTCGCAGCCGAGCTCGAGCGTGTCGTACACGTACTTCGCGCCGCAGACGCAGCCGGCGTACTCCATGCAACAGGCACAGCCGCACCCACAGGCGGCGGCCTCCTACTCCGTGCAGCCGACACCGCCGGCGTACTACTCCGCGCAGGAGCTGCAGCCGCAGCAGCCGGCGAAGCAGTGGTCGCCGTCGTACCTGTACATGCCGTACCCGCACGCGCAGGCGGCGCCGGAGCCTTACTACCAGCAGCAGGACTACTACAGCCCGCCCGGGACGCACGCGTCGCCGATGCACGACCCGTACCGCATCTTCGACGACGAGAACCCCAACTCCTGCAGCGTCATGTGA